The following proteins are co-located in the Vigna angularis cultivar LongXiaoDou No.4 chromosome 2, ASM1680809v1, whole genome shotgun sequence genome:
- the LOC108328888 gene encoding stress response protein NST1 translates to MCILCVIQKWSRRVATMLPWLVIPLIGLWALSQLLPPAFRFEITSPRLACVFVLLVTLFWYEILMPWLSAWRVRRNARIRERKRFEAIEMQKLRKTATRRCRNCLSPYRDQNPGGGRFMCFNCGHVSKRPVLDLPVPPGLGISNSSIVKDFVGKGGKILNSKVWSENGWMCSQEWLENGNWVGGSIPGNPSNWRTSESTGLFGGAEHCSTERSYCGLLFLVCKLLTSFFKSIRWLWRKAFRVSTSEECSSDAEHRAFLAKRGENGGSLSESRGEKARRKAEEKRQARLEKELLEEEERKQREEVARLVEERRKLRDEKVEAEKDHSRSSNPSKEKERRKEAERKRQEKRKEKDKASSMSNSDAEELERRASKESERKRDFDKKSEMDRREQQKYGLESGKGQSTDNAHNKNVPANNYNRGGTGARYLDRMRGTILSSSKAFGFSRGNNVPSNVVKENKFNSSVDHVHTAPSRREICPPEHPAGKSNLNGDDRNITHSVPPEPQPWTAAPKKSWQQLFTRSSSVPQSSNSNVICRPNSKVQTDTKSPQFSAQSPVTQTFTNPIQFGLPSPFNISTHASVLTSSSLGFSPAIEPFLSPVGNISRDFRQDEQELFEDPCYVPDPISLLGPVSESLDNFQLDLGTGFGTDNEVTKSHTLQSVATGSDVNKLSPIESPSSREKHCSSNWFPSTPKDQDRHGFPLDDAAANEKGTWQMWSSSPLVQEGLGLVGGTESWLLSSQRNLPNKDDFILSSSQKTMTSLFNQEDNIISSTHSPQNVFLPNGQSGENFSRVTGSTGYDPWFQSALFPPLSGGHKAQEGATQNEIIYGSPSESVSSHGLDGSPANCWSKKEWPVHGSVESIGKSAVSRPYSGGLQPTSDVQSFWSFD, encoded by the exons ATGTGTATACTGTGTGTGATTCAGAAGTGGTCTCGCCGGGTTGCGACGATGCTACCTTGGTTGGTTATTCCGTTAATTGGTTTGTGGGCACTTTCTCAGCTTCTGCCGCCTGCTTTTCGCTTCGAGATTACTTCGCCTCGGTTGGcttgtgtttttgtgttgttggtTACTCTCTTCTGGTATGAGATTTTGATGCCTTGGTTGTCGGCTTGGCGCGTGCGGAGGAATGCTCGGATTAGGGAGAGGAAGAGGTTTGAGGCCATAGAGATGCAGAAGTTGAGGAAGACAGCTACTAGGCGGTGCCGCAACTGCTTGAGTCCTTATAGGGACCAGAACCCTGGTGGGGGTCGGTTTATGTGTTTTAACTGTGGTCATGTTTCTAAGAGACCGGTTCTAGACTTGCCTGTACCTCCGGGGTTAGGGATTTCCAATTCCAGTATAGTTAAGGATTTCGTTGGAAAAGGTGGCAAGATATTAAATAGCAAGGTATGGTCTGAAAATGGATGGATGTGCAGTCAGGAATGGCTGGAGAACGGCAATTGGGTTGGTGGGTCTATTCCAGGTAATCCTAGCAACTGGAGAACGAGTGAGAGTACTGGTCTTTTTGGAGGAGCGGAGCATTGTTCGACTGAGAGGTCATATTGTGgtcttttgtttttggtttgcAAGCTTTTGACTTCGTTTTTCAAGAGCATTAGATGGCTCTGGAGGAAGGCTTTTAGAGTTAGTACAAGTGAAGAATGTTCATCCGATGCTGAACATAGAGCATTCTTGGCAAAGAGGGGTGAAAATGGGGGAAGCCTTAGCGAAAGTAGAGGGGAAAAAGCACGTAGGAAAGCTGAGGAGAAAAGACAGGCTAGGCTAGAGAAAGAACTtttggaggaagaagagagaaaacagagGGAGGAGGTTGCAAGGTTAGTGGAGGAGCGTAGGAAACTGAGAGATGAGAAAGTGGAAGCAGAAAAAGATCACAGCAGATCATCAAATCCCAGTAAGGAGAAAGAGCGCAGGAAGGAAGCTGAAAGGAAGCGtcaggaaaaaagaaaagagaaagacaaaGCGTCCAGTATGAGCAACTCTGACGCTGAAGAATTGGAGAGAAGAGCTAGCAAGGAAAGTGAGCGGAAGCGGGACTTTGACAAAAAGAGTGAAATGGATCGCCGAGAGCAACAGAAATATGGGTTAGAGAGTGGCAAGGGACAGAGTACGGACAATGCACATAATAAAAATGTCCCTGCAAACAATTATAACCGAGGAGGTACTGGAGCAAGGTATCTTGATCGTATGCGAGGCACTATTTTGTCTTCTTCAAAAGCGTTTGGTTTCAGTAGGGGCAATAATGTTCCCAGCAATGTGGTGAAAGAAAACAAGTTTAATAGTTCTGTAGATCATGTTCATACTGCTCCCAGCAGGAGAGAAATATGTCCTCCTGAGCATCCAGCTGGAAAATCCAATTTAAATGGAGATGATAGGAATATCACTCACTCT GTTCCCCCTGAACCACAGCCATGGACTGCAGCACCTAAAAAGTCTTGGCAGCAATTATTTACTCGATCATCGTCTGTTCCTCAATCTTCAAATTCAAATGTAATATGCAGACCGAATTCCAAAGTTCAAACAGACACCAAAAGCCCTCAGTTCTCTGCCCAGTCACCAGTTACACAAACATTCACTAATCCTATTCAGTTTGGTCTTCCATCACCATTTAATATTTCCACCCATGCAAGTGTGCTAACCAGTAGTAGTCTAGGTTTTTCTCCTGCTATTGAACCATTTTTATCTCCAGTTGGAAATATATCGCGTGACTTCAGACAAGATGAGCAAGAGCTTTTTGAAGACCCCTGTTATGTTCCAGATCCGATTTCCTTGCTTGGGCCTGTTTCTGAGTCACTTGATAATTTTCAGTTGGACTTGGGAACTGGCTTTGGCACAGACAATGAAGTAACAAAATCTCACACTTTGCAAAGCGTAGCTACTGGTTCTGATGTTAATAAGCTTTCTCCAATTGAGTCCCCATCTTCCCGAGAAAAACATTGCAGTTCAAATTGGTTTCCTAGTACCCCAAAGGACCAAGACAGACATGGTTTTCCTCTTGATGATGCAGCTGCAAATGAGAAGGGAACATGGCAAATGTGGAGTTCTTCCCCACTTGTTCAAGAAGGTTTGGGTTTAGTTGGTGGCACAGAAAGCTGGCTGTTATCCTCACAAAGGAACCTACCAAACAAGGATGATTTTATACTTTCATCATCTCAGAAGACTATGACTTCTCTTTTTAACCAAGAAGATAACATAATTTCCAGTACCCATTCTCCACAAAATGTTTTTCTTCCTAATGGCCAAAGTGGTGAGAACTTCAGCCGTGTTACAGGTTCAACTGGTTATGATCCTTGGTTTCAAAGTGCTCTCTTCCCACCATTGTCAGGTGGCCATAAAGCTCAGGAGGGAGCCActcaaaatgaaataatatatggTAGCCCAAGCGAATCTGTTAGTAGCCATGGGCTTGATGGTTCTCCGGCTAACTGTTGGTCCAA